The Metabacillus endolithicus nucleotide sequence TCAGGACGAGGTTTTATAAAATTTTAAAGAGGATGCATAATATACAAACTATCAACAAATGTTACAAGTACACTATACAAAGGAGGAATTGATTATGGCAAACAACTCAAATAACTTAGTCGTACCTGGAACTGAACATGCAATTGATCAAATGAAGGTGGAAATCGCAAATGAATTTGGTGTAGATCTTGGCGGTGAAACAACATCACGTGCAAACGGATCTGTTGGTGGAGAAATAACAAAACGCCTTGTTTCAATGGCGCAACAACAACTAGGTTAATTTGAATAAGGCATCATTCTTTTAGAATTAAACATCATGTATAACTACAGCTAAAGAATGAAAGATGCAATTATAGGTTTTCTAATGTTTAGTGTTTTAAAAGATCATGAAATTACTCACTTATATAGCATTCTAGGAAAGTCAACTAAGGTAACTAAGGAAAAACATCTAAGAACTGTTGTGCTTGGATTAACTGAAGAGCTGAACAGAACACACCAAATGGCTAATGA carries:
- a CDS encoding alpha/beta-type small acid-soluble spore protein, which translates into the protein MANNSNNLVVPGTEHAIDQMKVEIANEFGVDLGGETTSRANGSVGGEITKRLVSMAQQQLG